In Heliangelus exortis chromosome Z, bHelExo1.hap1, whole genome shotgun sequence, a genomic segment contains:
- the GAS1 gene encoding growth arrest-specific protein 1: protein MVARSPARHEGGGGGRWPRPAAWLWLAAALGAVWPSRGSLVQGRRLICWQAVLACQGESDCSYAYNQYAEACAPVLLQQPPAAGGGDGPAAAAGSSVSSRRRCPSHCIAALIQLNHTRRGPALEDCDCAQDENCRATKRAIEPCLPRTNSPAAGGPGGSGPGPGVMGCTEARRRCDWDSRCSLALSRYMTYCGKLFNGLRCTPECRTVIEDMLAVPKAVLLNDCVCDGLERPICESVKENMARLCFGADMGGNGAGSSGGSDGGLEEYYDEDYDEEPSQKGRDDAEDNAGSEPGFPVQKDSARRPAAPAWVLLASILLSLLP from the coding sequence ATGGTGGCCCGCTCGCCCGCTCGGCACgaaggcggcggcggcggccggtGGCCGCGGCCGGCCGCCTGGCTATGGCTGGCGGCGGCGCTGGGCGCCGTGTGGCCGTCGCGGGGGTCGCTGGTGCAGGGCCGGCGGCTGATCTGCTGGCAGGCGGTGCTGGCATGCCAGGGGGAGTCCGACTGCAGCTACGCTTACAACCAGTACGCCGAGGCGTGCGCCCCggtgctcctgcagcagccgcCGGCGGCAGGCGGCGGGGACGGGCCGGCGGCCGCTGCAGGCTCCTCCGTCTCCTCCAGGCGGCGATGCCCCAGCCACTGCATCGCGGCCCTCATCCAGCTCAACCACACCCGGCGCGGCCCGGCGCTGGAGGACTGCGACTGCGCGCAGGACGAGAACTGCCGCGCCACCAAGCGCGCCATCGAGCCTTGCCTGCCCCGCACCAACAGCCCGGCTGCTGGCGGGCCCGGCGGCTCTGGCCCCGGCCCCGGCGTCATGGGCTGCACGGAGGCCCGCCGGCGCTGCGACTGGGACAGCCGCTGCAGCCTGGCGCTCAGCCGCTACATGACCTACTGCGGGAAGCTGTTCAACGGGCTGCGCTGCACGCCGGAGTGCCGCACCGTTATTGAGGACATGCTGGCCGTGCCCAAGGCCGTGCTGCTCAACGACTGCGTCTGCGACGGGCTAGAGCGACCCATCTGCGAATCGGTCAAGGAGAACATGGCCCGCCTTTGCTTCGGAGCCGACATGGGCGGCAACGGCGCCGGCAGCAGCGGCGGCTCGGACGGCGGCCTGGAGGAATACTACGACGAGGATTACGATGAGGAGCCGAGCCAGAAGGGGAGGGACGACGCGGAGGACAATGCGGGCTCCGAGCCCGGCTTCCCCGTGCAAAAGGATAGCGCCCGCCGGCCCGCCGCACCGGCCTGGGTTCTCCTGGCCTCCATCTTGCTGTCGCTGCTGCCGTAG